One window of the Sparus aurata chromosome 17, fSpaAur1.1, whole genome shotgun sequence genome contains the following:
- the gpsm3 gene encoding G-protein-signaling modulator 1, producing the protein MDCAEIKVEMAEGGLLLERLVITEEGDETEGVIEKGAASGSAVIVESDGGESALKGEEERTGEDETADCIATTMCFEDQSLGRQQSTAEDGQTEEVVVSEEGKQGDDKPEEAESVNDGQNRGEGPSEGQTHEGMRINENPEKPGDTEDDKATENNPQVDIKRLNSSEQQPEGAQSEEEDPKKARRLTPEFPEALYELLFTLQEGRRLNDQRCSFRLENGVRRRRCHSEPNTTKPANRVQFSSMTSLQKEEFFDLVATAQARRLDDQRAQLEGSSPPKPKGRSFRGSIKQLSFVKKPAPVPAPVPAPVPVPKEDLYNMILTTQAQGRLEDQRSRAPGPMDDEDFFSLLLRVQGGRMDEQRTEFPCLLQT; encoded by the exons ATGGACTGCGCAGAGATCAAGGTTGAAATGGCTGAAGgggggctgctgctggagcGTCTCGTCATCACGGAGGAGGGAGACGAAACCGAGGGTGTCATTGAAAAGGGGGCTGCGAGCGGCTCGGCTGTCATCGTTGAGAGCGACGGCGGAGAGTCGGCTCTGAAGGGGGAAGAGGAGCGCACAGGAGAGGACGAGACTGCAGACTGTATAGCAACTACAATGTGTTTTGAAGATCAGAGCCTGGGGAGACAACAAAGCACAGCAGAGGACGGCCAGACAGAGGAGGTGGTTGTGAGTGAAGAGGGGAAACAAGGGGATGACAAACCGGAGGAAGCTGAGAGCGTGAACgatggacaaaacagaggcGAAGGTCCGAGCGAAGGGCAGACACATGAGGGGATGAGGATTAATGAAAACCCTGAGAAGCCCGGCGACACAGAGGACGACAAGGCAACAGAAAACAACCCTCAAGTGGATATAAAGAGGTTGAATTCCTCTGAACAACAACCTGAAGGGGCACAAAGCGAAGAGGAGGATCCGAAAAAG GCTCGCCGGTTAACTCCCGAGTTCCCGGAGGCGCTGTACGAGCTGCTCTTCACCCTCCAGGAGGGGCGACGGCTCAATGACCAGCGCTGCTCCTTCAGGCTGGAGAATggggtcaggaggaggaggtgccaCTCCGAGCCCAACACCACCAAGCCCGCCAACAGAG TCCAGTTTTCCTCCATGACTTCACTGCAGAAAGAGGAGTTTTTTGATCTGGTGGCCACCGCGCAGGCTCGCCGGCTGGATGACCAGAGGGCGCAACTCGAAGGTTCGTCACCGCCAAAACCAAAAGGCAGAAGTTTCAGAGGCAGCATAAAGCAGCTCTCCTTTGTGAAGAAGCCTGCACCAGTTCCTGCACCAGTTCCAGCACCAGTTCCTGTCCCCAAAGAGGATCTGTATAATATGATTCTCACGACACAG GCCCAGGGCAGGCTGGAGGACCAGCGCAGCAGGGCTCCTGGTCCCATGGACGACGAGGACTTCTTCTCCCTGCTCCTGAGGGTCCAGGGGGGACGCATGGACGAGCAGAGGACTGAGTTTCCATGCTTGCTGCAAACCTGA